ggttgttttgcacaagtaacaccttaataaagtaattaaaataatcaaatgtgcattatttgacttaaattagacacaattgttgatgaatattattacaataagTAATTTACTTACACGCCaaacataatacttatttatttaattatacagggttattggcaagtagacctgatcctttcaggaggtgatagaagaaggcatttccagtcgattggaCCCAATAAAGCATTATCCGAAACCTAACCATTTcttagatatttaatatttaagttttttaaattttttgccaaaattttatgtttaaaacggaaaataaaaaaaactagtcataattcaataacttttttggttgttttgcacaAGTAcctaacaccttaataaagtaattaaaataatcactGCGGAATATGATAGTTTTTTAACCTTGATATTTGTTTCGAAAAAAAGTAGAGTTAAAGTTGTGTTCCACCTAAAGGGTACCTACGGTTAAGTAACTTACCtgggtgttttttttaagttaagaTATTTATGATGCTTTAGGTTACTCTCAGGTACCTGCCTCATAATCTGTGTATAAAATAATCTTCTAACGACTGAATcctattcaaaataaacaaaaaacaacaacatcaAATGAGTATCACAAAATGATATATTCAATTCACACAATATTTACAATCTCATAAACCATATCAGTACACGATGCGGCTTCCGAAGTTGAGCGGAGCGTAGGCGTAGGAGGTGGCGAAGGGCGTGGAGTAGACGATGGGAGTCGCGTGCACCACGGGGGCGGCGGGCAGGGGCGCGAGCGCGGCCACGGGGGCGGCGGGAAGGGGGGCGACAACTGGAGCCGACCGCTTCTTGATCAGGTGGATACCGGCATTCTCATACGCCTTCTTCGTGTAGTGAGCCGCCTTGTCCAAGTTCACCTCCAGAGTGTCCAGAGGCCTGCCGTCGGCGCCCAGGATGTTAGCGGGCTGGCCGGGAGCGAGGGAAAGAGGCCCGCGGTAGTTGCCATCGAACGAGTAAGGGAACGCGTAAGGGTAGGCGAAGGCGTTGTACGCGAATGGCGTGGCAATAGCACCGTAGGTCGTGGCGATAGGCGCGAACGGAGCGGAGCGCTTCTTGATGAGATGGATGCCGGCGCTCTCGAACGCCTTTCGGGTGTAGTGGGCGGACTTGTCCAGGTTCACTTCCAGGGTGTCCAGGGGCCTTCCGTCAGCGCCCAGGATGTTGGCAGGCTGGCCGGGAGCGAGCGAGAGAGGGCCACGGTAGTTGCCATCGTAGGGGTAGAAAGACGCCGCGCTGTAGGCGAATGGGTACCCATACCCGGGGTAAGCACCGAAGTACTGCGCCGAGCCAGCGGCGAACAGGCACGATAGAACCACAAGCTTGAACATGATGATGTCTGCAACTTGACTGATGCCACACTCATGTAGATCAACCCTTTTATACGAAGGGCGGCCCCGGAAGAAGCTGCGGCGACCTTCGCAAAACAACCTTTTCTGTAAATACCATCTAGACCGCTCTCTAAAGCCGTTGATCTTTCTTTATTGTTACAGTTTAAACTGGTTCGGTAGTTGATCGCGTTTCGTTGTCGATGTCTATTTTTGTTCTGCTTTCTTTGTTTTGGTCGTCATTAATGTAGTGCGGACGGGACAAGCCTTCGCTGATTGGGTTGCAAGTTGGAACGACGATGCATTCCTATGCATTTCATCTTGATTTATGCGAATACTTGAAAGCAGTTTTTGTCTTTACAGGTGGTTTGCTAAttgagttataaataaataggtttatggcacttaaataaaattaatgtacctataataagttttatttactttgctaTGTACCAAAAATAATgcgaataagtacctacttataatatattatgtagataggtgtaatgtttaataattaatatatacttatgttcttaataactgtaaaatatgtagatatattaggtataataactacttaactaCATACAACTTGCATACATAACAAGTATCTAAATAACAAGTATATTTATCATACCTAAGTTAAAATTATGATAAGTATCCAGTTGATGTTGTGTAAAACAacttaaaagtacttattgaAATTTACCCTACATAAAATGCCACGGTCAAACTAGTTATATTTTCCGCTTTTGGAACTACAAAGGCACGCGTAATATACAGATAGCTATACAAATGTCGAAATTATAACACCCTTCAATTTCGATCTAGGCCCAATTGTAACACAACTGTTTGCAGATGTGGCGCACGCAGAAAGCGTACAAACTGCGCCTAGAGAAGGAAACCGACGAGAACATCATGAGGAACAAGGAGAAGGCCACCAAGCTGCAAGAGCCCGCCGTCTCCTATTTACAAGTTAGTAAATTAAACTTACCTTAACATGAAATCTCATTAGTGAATTCTCtatgtatatgtattgtataatgttgtacctattgttatttttagagATCCACCTAAACATAATCTTAGGGAAAGTGGTTCAGTGTAgtagttatttttttgatgAGCATGGCTAGCCTAGCATAGAGCTAGACGCTAAGAATAGTAGAGATACAAAGGAATGtgtataatacctaagtactaaaAACTTTAGGCGCTCCGCTCACTGCACGAGAGTCGAGGTGGAGtcgcggcggcgacggcggcaaAGGCCTTTTCTATGTTTTCTATAGTTATGCGAACCCAGTTCGACGCCCACTGAAGAAGTCGAGGCGGAAGTTAGGTGCTGGACgcgtaattataaattagacataattcCCTGCGCCttttggctaacatttttaataaatgtatcgctgaaggtgtgttcccagatcttatgaaattgagtaaaattatacctctgttcaagagtggggatatggaggaccctgcaaatttcaggcctgtctcggttcttccagttttgagtaaaatatttgagagggtcatactcaatcagatgcttttgcatttcaatgaagctcgattgtttcatagccaacagtatggttttacaaaaggcaaatcaacaaccgatgccggtactgcgttaattaagcacatatttgacgcctgggaagaccatcacgatgctattggagtcttctgtgatctatcgaaggcgtttgattgtgtagaccatcagactttaatttcgaaactgagatactatggaataggaggaaaggctttagatttgatagtttcatatttagacaagaggcaacaaagggtcgatattaacaatactaaatcacagggggctcatgtaaagataggcgtccctcaaggatctattctaggaccatttttattcctcatttatattaatgacttgccttttatggttcaaaaattgactaatatagttttatttgctgatgatacttctttgctttttaaagttaaaagaagtgaaaataattttaatgaaattaattctattctatctgacatacacgattggtttaccgttaataatcttctattgaattctaagaaaacgaaatgtattaaatttacactgccgaatgttagacaatgcgatactaacattattctagatgggaataaattggacctagttaatgatactgtttttcttgggatgactatagattcaaagttacagtggggacctcacattgaaaaattggctggaaggttgagctccgcagcttttgctgtacggaaaattagacaactgaccgacgttgaaaccgccagattagtttactttagttatttccacagcttattgtcgtatggcattttgctttggggtagagccgctgatattgaaactatatttgtattacagaaaagagccatccgctctatatacaaactaggttccagggattcattgagagaactatttaaagaaattaacatccttacagttccatgtcagttcattttttccaatttaatgtatgtacgaaagaatatttcaacttttgatacaattggcagtaatcatgacattaatactaggaacaagcataagctggcttttccagcgatgcgtctggcgaaagttaataaatcgtttttagggtactgtattagattttataataagcttccaacagaagttgctcaaatgccagagaataagtttaagtgttacattaaagagaaactctgtaaaaaagcttattataaaattgatgattacttagaggacgttaatgcatggctgtgataagtagttagctctgctcatattattataataatcattattaagcttataagtacctattgtataccaactagttttaagtcttttttttgaaaagatggctcaggagtttcttgcctccgttcttctccttagacagaaagagcccccccttatccgaacggagagtaatttgtaaaaattgacgttcatcaaaaaattttatatttgtacgatgaataaaaaattttggctttgacttttgactttgacttccTCGACTCCACTTCGACTCTAGCAGTGAGCGGAGCACCTTATTAAACTGGTTCTCAAACCTCATACGAATTATAAATTACCTGATTAGTACAACAAATCTAACCAATTCCAGTTAAACAAAGAAGAAGGGGAGTCTAAGGAAGGGGAGAAGAAGCCCAACGGCGTGACGATAGAGATACCGACTGTGGTGGTGGACGCGCCGGAGGACAAGCCCCCGAGCCGGCGCGGCTCGCTGCGATTTAGAGGTACttacagtttatttatttattattaaaaaaaaacaataggtaATCCGTAACAGCTAAGGCCATCACGCAATTActgttaagtaggtaactatgtacaaaaagtatataaaacatagaatttatcatttaaaactaaatataagtatttaaacttacataaaatcaaacataaaataaatagttataacaaacatttaaaaggTAGAGAAGATAACGTAGTTTGAACTATGTCGTCATCCTGACATCGCTCTAAATCGTATCATTACAGTCGTCGCGTAGTCATAATAATAGGCCCCtttggacagctccaaaatgtatgggatgacagcaagtgtattttttctttcagatCTAGTAGAAAAGGAACGTTCTTGGGAGCCACTCGAGGAAAAAGACGAATCTCAAGACACCGACGTTAGTGAACATGACACTGCcgaaataaaatcagaatcACAGGAttatgacgatgatgatgaagacaGTGACAGGGCGAGAGCTGGCGACAG
The sequence above is a segment of the Plutella xylostella chromosome 29, ilPluXylo3.1, whole genome shotgun sequence genome. Coding sequences within it:
- the LOC105388396 gene encoding uncharacterized protein LOC105388396, translating into MFKLVVLSCLFAAGSAQYFGAYPGYGYPFAYSAASFYPYDGNYRGPLSLAPGQPANILGADGRPLDTLEVNLDKSAHYTRKAFESAGIHLIKKRSAPFAPIATTYGAIATPFAYNAFAYPYAFPYSFDGNYRGPLSLAPGQPANILGADGRPLDTLEVNLDKAAHYTKKAYENAGIHLIKKRSAPVVAPLPAAPVAALAPLPAAPVVHATPIVYSTPFATSYAYAPLNFGSRIVY